The following are encoded together in the Bradymonas sediminis genome:
- a CDS encoding serine/threonine-protein kinase yields MPEETQQLGRYELIKRIAVGGMGVIYLAKSRGAGGFEKTVIIKKILEHLADEPEFITKFLDEGRTVVHLTHGNIVPVFDMGSQGGEYFIAMEYLPGRDLRDVLKRLRDSGELMPMSLAVFIAIEACKGLDYAHRCTGEDGQPLGIVHRDVSPSNILISRDGEVKIIDFGIARATGRVAKTMTGRIQGKVCYMSPEQATGKSVDSRSDIFSMGVVLYEMLTGVRVFQGDSDLQSLDYVRQCEVAPPSSINPEIPPELDAIVLRALVADRQARYQSIEKLHVALLEWLYGRGRAVTSQQLAEFAGELFPEGFERSELRRARDPSSLGSSEVEPARLNLDDALNAEFAKLGALDTLEQHSQCTASAQIDPLSLTADKTGEQTPAPPAPTADPQRDALDDAPEIADESDEQESGDAPSASHLLVDPAPAPNGERGFKRWMFVALLVGSVVGVAGLYFFLLNDQGTVEIRTEPPGASIRVDGVKVSGATTPHTLELQAGEHIIDLRKDGFVEQNLSLKVGAGERLVLDGDTIVLRPLVAGPGGVRQAWITATPDDATITIDNGARVERGQAKIKVAPDAQVLVSVSHPGCETRNEVVTYERASRALPVELECDAPDAGQAPADAASRAARPDAPGQGGANTVVDKPTSSPERTGATFTTLRFLSEPPGAKFKLDGEPVEGAVRLKVGRDLRLEAALAGYKPAQKTLRVSRAMGGTYRVKLEKAPAGCVLIRPRAGQQVEVVIDGDSVGRTAGARFDVPAGAHKVELVWGDKSRSVYDITVSPGDACTGPLGFEPAPTP; encoded by the coding sequence ATGCCAGAAGAGACACAACAACTCGGGCGATACGAGCTCATCAAGCGCATCGCTGTGGGCGGGATGGGGGTGATCTACCTGGCCAAATCCCGCGGGGCGGGGGGCTTTGAGAAGACGGTTATTATCAAGAAGATCCTCGAGCACCTGGCCGATGAGCCCGAGTTTATCACCAAATTTCTCGACGAGGGGCGCACCGTTGTGCACCTCACCCACGGCAATATCGTGCCCGTCTTCGATATGGGCTCGCAGGGCGGTGAGTATTTTATCGCCATGGAATACCTGCCCGGGCGCGACCTGCGCGACGTGCTTAAGCGCCTGCGCGATAGCGGGGAGCTGATGCCGATGTCGCTGGCGGTGTTCATCGCCATCGAGGCATGCAAGGGCCTGGACTACGCGCATCGTTGCACCGGCGAGGACGGCCAGCCCCTGGGGATTGTGCACCGGGATGTCAGCCCGTCGAATATCCTGATTTCGCGCGACGGTGAGGTCAAGATCATCGACTTCGGCATCGCCCGGGCGACCGGCCGGGTGGCCAAGACCATGACCGGGCGGATTCAGGGGAAGGTCTGCTATATGAGCCCGGAGCAGGCCACCGGCAAGTCGGTCGACAGCCGCAGCGACATCTTCTCGATGGGCGTGGTGCTCTACGAGATGCTCACCGGGGTGCGGGTATTTCAGGGCGATAGCGACCTGCAGAGCCTGGACTATGTGCGCCAATGCGAGGTCGCGCCGCCGAGCAGCATCAACCCGGAGATTCCGCCCGAGCTGGACGCCATCGTGCTGCGCGCGCTGGTCGCCGACCGCCAGGCGCGCTACCAGAGCATCGAGAAGTTGCACGTGGCGCTGCTGGAGTGGCTCTACGGGCGCGGGCGCGCGGTCACCAGCCAGCAATTGGCCGAGTTCGCCGGCGAGCTGTTTCCCGAGGGGTTTGAGCGCAGCGAATTGCGCCGCGCGCGTGACCCGTCGAGCCTTGGCTCCTCGGAGGTTGAGCCCGCCCGGCTTAACCTCGACGACGCCCTCAACGCCGAATTCGCGAAGTTGGGCGCGCTCGATACCCTCGAGCAGCACAGCCAGTGCACCGCCTCGGCCCAGATCGACCCGCTGAGCCTGACCGCTGATAAGACCGGCGAGCAGACGCCCGCCCCGCCCGCGCCGACCGCGGACCCGCAGCGCGACGCGCTCGATGATGCGCCTGAGATTGCTGATGAATCCGACGAGCAGGAATCCGGCGACGCGCCCTCGGCGTCGCATCTGCTCGTGGACCCCGCGCCCGCGCCAAATGGCGAGCGCGGCTTTAAGCGCTGGATGTTTGTCGCCCTGCTTGTGGGGAGCGTGGTCGGCGTGGCGGGGCTCTATTTCTTTTTGCTCAATGACCAGGGGACGGTCGAAATTCGCACCGAGCCGCCCGGCGCGAGCATCCGGGTCGACGGGGTGAAGGTGTCGGGGGCGACCACGCCGCATACCCTGGAGCTGCAGGCCGGTGAGCATATCATCGACCTTCGAAAAGATGGTTTTGTTGAGCAAAATTTGTCGCTGAAGGTGGGCGCGGGAGAACGCCTCGTGTTGGACGGCGACACCATCGTGTTGCGCCCGCTGGTGGCGGGACCCGGAGGCGTGCGGCAGGCGTGGATCACCGCGACCCCGGATGACGCCACGATCACGATCGATAACGGGGCGCGCGTGGAGCGCGGGCAGGCGAAGATCAAGGTCGCGCCCGACGCGCAGGTGCTGGTTTCGGTGAGCCATCCGGGGTGTGAGACCCGCAATGAGGTGGTTACCTATGAGCGGGCCAGCCGGGCGCTGCCGGTCGAGTTGGAGTGCGACGCTCCCGACGCGGGCCAGGCCCCGGCCGATGCTGCTTCGCGCGCCGCGCGCCCCGACGCACCGGGGCAGGGCGGCGCGAATACCGTCGTAGACAAGCCGACTTCGTCGCCCGAAAGAACCGGCGCGACCTTCACTACGCTTCGCTTTCTTAGCGAGCCCCCGGGCGCCAAATTCAAGCTCGACGGCGAGCCGGTTGAAGGCGCCGTTCGGCTGAAAGTGGGGCGCGACCTTCGGCTCGAGGCAGCGCTCGCCGGGTATAAGCCCGCGCAGAAGACCCTGCGCGTCAGCCGCGCCATGGGGGGGACCTATCGAGTGAAGTTGGAGAAGGCGCCGGCCGGCTGCGTGTTGATCCGGCCGCGCGCCGGCCAGCAGGTCGAAGTCGTCATCGACGGCGACTCGGTGGGGCGCACCGCCGGCGCACGTTTTGACGTGCCCGCCGGCGCCCATAAGGTGGAGCTTGTGTGGGGCGACAAATCCCGCAGCGTCTATGATATAACGGTGTCGCCCGGCGATGCCTGCACCGGCCCTCTCGGGTTTGAGCCCGCGCCAACCCCATAA